From Candidatus Hydrogenedentota bacterium, the proteins below share one genomic window:
- the feoB gene encoding ferrous iron transport protein B, whose amino-acid sequence MDPSPGRHRRRRGGGTDPAADPVIALAGNPNAGKTSLFNAMTGAVQQVSNYPGVTVECKEGSARRNGRRYSVVDLPGTYSLTAFSQEETVARDFILGHGPVLVVNVVDASNLERNLYLSVQLMEMRVPVIVALNMSDVAEKRGIRINAETLSKMLGVPVVKTVGSRGRGVEELLDTCAAVMDGAVEAVPTSIRYGHLVDEEVDTLARMLEEVLPGDTSQAAQWFAVKLLEKDDVVARQVREFAGDRAGALDRAAFEAAARIERHFNDDAATIIAERRYGIAAGATRQCVHFGAESLRDLTDRIDMVVCNRLLGPAILVGVVAALFFWVFKLSDEWAWVPWVGGWVSPTGMVEWGFARLSDMLDGLQPRLPMLHSLLDAALVKGVGGVLGFVPLIFFMFLFISALEDSGYIARVAFILDRLLRVFGMQGKSILAMIVSGGLGAGGCAVPGIMATRTLREEKDRLITMLVAPFMNCGAKMPVYAVLIAAFFPHSRTQMMLLLWALSWLVALGAAWALRRFVVRGGQTPFVMELPPYHMPVLRGVFLHTWERTWVYIKKAGTVILAINILLWVVMYFPRPPLGPDGEAPPPSEAIAHSFAGKFGRALEPATSLAGFDWRTNIALIGGFAAKEVVVGALGTVYAMEIDDPEDADPLVRRLANEPGWGPLRAFAMMIFVMLYAPCVTTIAVIRRESGSWKWAIFATAYSTAIAFVLAVAVYQAGMLLG is encoded by the coding sequence ATGGACCCGTCACCCGGCAGGCACCGGCGGCGGCGCGGCGGCGGGACGGACCCCGCCGCAGACCCCGTGATCGCCCTCGCGGGCAACCCCAACGCGGGGAAAACCTCCCTCTTCAACGCCATGACCGGCGCGGTTCAGCAGGTGAGCAACTATCCCGGCGTGACGGTCGAGTGCAAGGAGGGGAGCGCGCGCCGGAACGGCCGCCGCTATTCCGTGGTGGACCTGCCCGGCACCTACTCCCTGACGGCCTTCTCCCAGGAGGAGACGGTCGCCCGCGACTTCATCCTCGGCCACGGCCCGGTGCTGGTGGTGAATGTGGTGGACGCCTCGAACCTCGAGCGCAACCTGTATCTTTCGGTCCAGTTGATGGAGATGCGGGTGCCGGTGATCGTCGCGCTGAACATGTCGGATGTCGCGGAGAAGCGGGGCATCCGGATAAACGCCGAGACCCTCTCCAAAATGCTCGGGGTTCCCGTGGTGAAAACCGTGGGGAGCCGGGGCCGGGGCGTGGAGGAGCTGCTGGACACCTGCGCCGCCGTGATGGACGGCGCGGTGGAGGCCGTGCCGACAAGCATCCGCTACGGGCACCTGGTGGACGAGGAGGTGGACACCCTCGCCCGGATGCTGGAGGAGGTCCTGCCCGGGGACACCAGCCAGGCCGCGCAGTGGTTCGCCGTGAAACTCCTGGAAAAGGACGACGTGGTGGCGCGCCAGGTGCGTGAATTCGCCGGGGATAGGGCGGGTGCGCTGGACCGCGCGGCGTTCGAGGCGGCGGCCCGGATCGAGCGGCATTTCAACGACGACGCGGCGACCATCATCGCCGAGCGCCGCTACGGCATCGCGGCGGGGGCGACGCGGCAGTGCGTGCATTTCGGCGCGGAGTCGCTGCGCGACCTGACGGACCGGATAGACATGGTGGTGTGCAACCGTCTGCTGGGCCCGGCGATTCTGGTCGGGGTGGTGGCGGCCCTGTTCTTCTGGGTGTTCAAACTTTCCGACGAGTGGGCCTGGGTGCCCTGGGTGGGCGGCTGGGTGAGCCCGACGGGCATGGTGGAGTGGGGCTTCGCGCGGCTTTCGGACATGCTGGACGGGCTTCAGCCGCGCCTGCCCATGCTGCACTCGCTGCTGGACGCGGCCCTCGTCAAGGGGGTCGGGGGCGTGCTCGGCTTTGTCCCGCTCATCTTCTTCATGTTCCTGTTCATCTCGGCCCTCGAGGACAGCGGCTACATCGCCCGCGTCGCCTTCATACTGGACCGCCTGCTGCGCGTCTTCGGCATGCAGGGCAAGTCCATCCTCGCCATGATCGTCTCGGGCGGCCTGGGCGCCGGGGGCTGCGCGGTGCCGGGGATCATGGCGACGCGCACCCTGCGCGAGGAGAAGGACCGGCTCATCACGATGCTCGTGGCGCCGTTCATGAACTGCGGCGCGAAGATGCCCGTGTACGCGGTGCTCATCGCGGCGTTTTTCCCGCACAGCCGCACCCAGATGATGCTGCTGCTCTGGGCCCTCTCGTGGCTGGTGGCGCTGGGCGCGGCCTGGGCGCTGCGCCGTTTCGTGGTGCGCGGCGGGCAGACGCCGTTTGTGATGGAGCTCCCCCCCTACCACATGCCCGTGCTGCGGGGCGTATTTCTGCACACCTGGGAGCGCACCTGGGTCTATATCAAAAAGGCGGGGACCGTCATTCTGGCCATCAACATCCTCCTGTGGGTGGTGATGTATTTTCCGCGCCCGCCCCTGGGTCCGGACGGGGAGGCGCCGCCGCCGTCCGAGGCCATCGCGCACAGTTTCGCCGGGAAATTCGGGCGCGCGCTGGAGCCCGCGACCTCGCTGGCGGGCTTCGACTGGCGCACCAACATCGCCCTCATCGGCGGCTTCGCCGCGAAGGAGGTTGTTGTGGGAGCCCTGGGCACGGTCTACGCCATGGAGATAGACGACCCCGAGGACGCGGACCCGTTGGTGCGCCGCCTGGCCAATGAGCCGGGCTGGGGACCGCTACGCGCCTTCGCCATGATGATTTTCGTGATGCTCTACGCCCCGTGCGTGACGACCATCGCGGTGATCCGGCGCGAGAGCGGCTCGTGGAAATGGGCGATCTTCGCCACGGCCTACTCCACCGCCATCGCCTTTGTCCTGGCCGTTGCCGTGTACCAGGCGGGCATGCTGCTTGGCTGA
- a CDS encoding FeoB-associated Cys-rich membrane protein has protein sequence MPVEQGLVALIVLAAAWVVARFFKRSTGTRENPCGTCSGCPQRAEKTCDTPPEMCGLPRQGGKALDKAWRQQ, from the coding sequence ATGCCTGTGGAACAAGGCCTGGTTGCGTTGATAGTGCTGGCGGCGGCGTGGGTGGTGGCGCGTTTTTTCAAGCGGTCCACGGGGACGCGGGAAAACCCCTGCGGCACCTGCTCGGGATGTCCGCAGCGCGCGGAAAAGACCTGTGACACCCCGCCGGAAATGTGCGGCCTTCCCCGCCAGGGCGGGAAAGCATTGGACAAGGCATGGCGACAGCAGTGA
- a CDS encoding ferrous iron transport protein A encodes MATAVKTLFDLTSGDVARIVRIHGGGGRGIRQRLLDMGITRGTIVRVERHAPMGDPVEIAIKNYHLALRMNEARDIEVEPVEP; translated from the coding sequence ATGGCGACAGCAGTGAAAACACTTTTCGACCTGACCAGCGGCGACGTGGCGCGCATTGTGCGCATCCACGGCGGCGGCGGGCGCGGCATCCGCCAGCGCCTGCTGGACATGGGCATCACCCGCGGCACGATAGTCCGTGTGGAGCGCCACGCCCCCATGGGCGACCCGGTTGAGATAGCCATCAAGAATTACCATCTCGCCCTGCGCATGAACGAGGCCCGGGACATCGAGGTGGAACCGGTAGAGCCGTGA
- a CDS encoding 2-hydroxyacyl-CoA dehydratase: protein MAAIGEITGKPFDRDRFDAVLELSERAAGLWREVQGLLAHKPAPMNSFDTFIHLAPIVTLRGTDLCIEYYEGLLAELRERIAGGIAAVPGEKYRLGWDNLAIWHKIKELSNRFADHHAALVVSTYAESFCYQAPDIYGDDRLRRFAATYIGGYINHGLEYREKDLARMVEKFALDGFVMHSNRSCRAYSFGQYELARRLEEKHGIPTLMLEADMNDTRSWSEEQATTRIEAFLESLEARG from the coding sequence ATCGCCGCCATCGGCGAGATCACGGGGAAACCCTTCGACCGGGACCGGTTCGACGCGGTCCTCGAGCTTTCCGAGCGCGCCGCCGGGCTGTGGCGCGAGGTGCAGGGACTGCTCGCGCACAAACCCGCGCCCATGAACTCCTTTGACACCTTCATCCACCTCGCCCCCATCGTCACCCTGCGCGGCACGGACCTGTGCATTGAATACTACGAGGGGCTCCTCGCCGAGCTGCGCGAGCGCATCGCCGGGGGCATCGCCGCCGTGCCCGGCGAGAAATACCGCCTCGGCTGGGACAACCTCGCCATCTGGCACAAGATCAAGGAACTCTCCAACCGCTTCGCAGACCACCACGCCGCCCTCGTCGTATCCACCTACGCCGAGAGCTTCTGCTACCAGGCGCCCGACATCTACGGCGACGACCGGCTCCGCCGCTTCGCCGCCACCTACATCGGCGGCTACATCAATCATGGCCTTGAATACCGCGAGAAAGACCTCGCCCGCATGGTCGAGAAATTCGCCCTCGACGGATTCGTCATGCACTCAAACCGCTCCTGCCGCGCCTACTCCTTCGGACAATACGAACTCGCCCGCCGCCTCGAAGAAAAACACGGCATCCCCACCCTCATGCTCGAGGCCGACATGAACGACACCCGCTCCTGGTCCGAAGAACAGGCCACCACCAGGATAGAGGCGTTTTTAGAGTCCCTGGAGGCCAGGGGGTAG
- a CDS encoding 2-hydroxyacyl-CoA dehydratase, with amino-acid sequence MTERLDSLLAPFDAVRGDYYAAARAAAAQGRPVAGFFCSYSPQELFHAAGWLPVRIFGHTGETARADEMLQPYSCSFARSALHAGQSGEFDFLSAAVFAHTCDTMQNVADLWGGGPPVLITSLPSRLDGAAARRYFRAELERVRREVERLAGPVTDTQLANSVGLYQRHQAAMRRLYALRRVNPGILPGTAAFQVVLSSFLMDKTDHLFALEALLDLLEDQVERAPVPQKPRILLAGSMCQQCGFAAAVEEAGCVIVDDDLCVGSRSFALPDAREADPLDMLIQNYLERRPCPAFHKPGHDPGPQLVDMAKKARADGVVFLLTSFCDPMAFDHPRMLHCLAEAGIPAVTVQVEQHQPPAGQLTTRVAAFLETLGAGAGA; translated from the coding sequence ATGACGGAACGACTGGACTCCCTGCTTGCCCCCTTTGACGCCGTCCGCGGCGACTACTATGCGGCGGCGCGGGCGGCCGCGGCGCAGGGGCGGCCCGTGGCGGGCTTTTTCTGCTCCTACTCGCCGCAGGAGCTCTTCCACGCGGCGGGCTGGCTGCCCGTGCGGATTTTCGGGCACACGGGGGAGACGGCGCGGGCCGATGAGATGCTCCAGCCCTACTCGTGCAGTTTCGCGCGAAGCGCCCTGCACGCGGGGCAGTCCGGCGAGTTCGACTTCCTCTCGGCGGCGGTCTTCGCCCATACCTGCGACACCATGCAGAACGTGGCGGACCTGTGGGGCGGCGGGCCGCCCGTGCTCATCACCTCCCTGCCGTCGCGGCTGGACGGCGCGGCGGCGCGCCGCTATTTCCGCGCGGAGCTCGAGCGTGTCCGCCGGGAGGTCGAGCGGCTGGCGGGGCCCGTCACGGACACGCAGCTCGCAAACAGCGTGGGCCTATACCAGCGGCACCAGGCGGCCATGCGCCGCCTGTACGCCCTGCGCCGGGTGAACCCCGGCATCCTCCCGGGCACGGCGGCCTTCCAGGTGGTGCTCTCCTCGTTCCTCATGGACAAGACGGACCACCTGTTCGCGCTCGAGGCGCTGCTGGACCTGCTCGAGGACCAGGTGGAGCGCGCGCCTGTCCCGCAGAAGCCGCGCATCCTCCTGGCGGGGAGCATGTGCCAGCAGTGCGGCTTCGCCGCCGCCGTCGAGGAGGCGGGCTGCGTCATCGTGGACGACGACCTCTGCGTCGGATCGCGGTCTTTCGCCCTGCCCGACGCGCGGGAGGCGGACCCCTTGGACATGCTCATCCAGAACTACCTGGAGCGGCGGCCCTGCCCCGCATTCCACAAGCCGGGCCACGACCCCGGCCCGCAACTGGTGGACATGGCCAAAAAGGCCCGCGCCGACGGCGTGGTCTTCCTCCTGACCAGTTTCTGCGACCCCATGGCCTTTGACCACCCGCGCATGCTCCATTGCCTGGCCGAGGCGGGGATTCCCGCCGTGACGGTCCAGGTCGAGCAGCACCAGCCGCCCGCCGGACAGCTCACCACGCGGGTCGCCGCCTTTCTCGAAACCCTTGGCGCGGGGGCGGGCGCATGA
- a CDS encoding PIN domain-containing protein, with protein MIAVDTNLLVYAHREDATWHDAAFARIRQLAEGTAPWAIPWPCIHEFLAIVTHPRIYAPPTPADRALEQVEAWMESPSLVLLGEDGGYWPHLRALVQSGRIAGPMVHDARVAALCIQHGVREIWTSDRNFGRFKGLRAHNPLL; from the coding sequence ATGATTGCCGTTGACACCAACCTGCTGGTCTATGCCCACCGGGAGGATGCAACCTGGCATGACGCCGCCTTTGCCCGCATCCGACAACTGGCGGAGGGCACGGCCCCCTGGGCCATCCCATGGCCCTGCATCCACGAGTTCCTCGCCATCGTCACGCATCCGCGCATCTACGCGCCGCCAACCCCCGCCGACAGGGCGCTTGAGCAGGTCGAGGCGTGGATGGAGTCGCCAAGCCTGGTCCTGCTGGGTGAGGACGGCGGCTACTGGCCGCACCTGCGCGCCCTCGTCCAGAGCGGGCGCATTGCCGGGCCCATGGTCCATGACGCCCGCGTGGCGGCCCTCTGCATCCAGCACGGGGTGCGGGAAATCTGGACATCGGACCGGAATTTCGGCCGGTTCAAAGGGTTGCGCGCACATAATCCGCTGCTTTGA
- a CDS encoding 2-hydroxyglutaryl-CoA dehydratase — MIVGDLFAGVDAGSATTKAVVVDGAGTVLANAVLPSGARLAESSARVLEEALARAGAHRGRVAAVVSTGYGREMVEGRTRAVTEITCHARGVQAMMPEARGVIDIGGQDSKAIALENGAVRRFEMNDKCAAGTGRFLEVMARTLEVPLDGFGPLALESTEPARLSNTCTVFAESEVISLLAQGRAPADILAGVCRAVAGRAAALAARVRLSQPCAMTGGVALNAGVVRYLGEALGFPVVLPAMPQTAGALGAALIARDLA, encoded by the coding sequence ATGATCGTCGGGGACCTCTTCGCCGGGGTGGACGCCGGGTCCGCCACGACCAAGGCGGTGGTGGTGGACGGCGCCGGGACCGTCCTGGCCAATGCGGTGCTGCCCAGCGGCGCGCGCCTGGCGGAGTCCTCGGCGCGGGTGCTCGAGGAGGCCCTGGCGCGGGCGGGCGCGCACCGGGGCCGCGTGGCCGCCGTGGTGTCCACGGGCTACGGCCGCGAAATGGTGGAGGGGCGCACCCGCGCGGTGACGGAGATCACCTGCCACGCGCGGGGGGTCCAGGCCATGATGCCCGAGGCGCGCGGCGTGATAGACATCGGCGGCCAGGACTCGAAGGCCATCGCCCTGGAGAACGGCGCGGTCCGCCGCTTCGAGATGAACGACAAATGCGCGGCCGGCACGGGCCGTTTTCTCGAGGTGATGGCGCGCACCCTGGAGGTGCCGCTGGACGGCTTTGGCCCCCTGGCGCTGGAGAGCACGGAGCCCGCGCGGCTCTCGAACACCTGCACGGTCTTCGCCGAGAGCGAGGTCATTTCCCTGCTCGCGCAGGGGCGGGCCCCGGCGGACATCCTGGCCGGGGTGTGCCGGGCCGTGGCGGGACGCGCCGCCGCCTTGGCGGCGCGGGTGCGGCTGTCCCAGCCCTGCGCCATGACCGGCGGCGTGGCGTTGAACGCCGGGGTGGTGCGGTACCTCGGCGAGGCACTGGGCTTTCCCGTGGTCCTGCCCGCCATGCCGCAGACGGCCGGCGCCCTGGGAGCCGCCCTGATTGCCCGCGATTTGGCCTGA
- a CDS encoding 2-hydroxyacyl-CoA dehydratase: MSDKRVPLKSYARMKEIMTMYYMGAKMSEGTDQKLAWITSGAPVELLYAADVIPLYPENHAAMAGATKMADALCDAAEERGFCRDLCSYARTDLGAIFSGTSPIGGLPKPNFLVCCNNICGTVTKWYQELQRIFDVPLIFIDAPYQYGVEDAPHAVDYMTTQMEEAMAAIGEITGKPFDRDRLDKVLETSERAAALWREVQGLLAHKPAPMNSFDTFIHLAPIVTLRGTDLCIEYYEGLLAELRERIAGGIAAVPGEKYRLGWDNLAIWHKIKELSNRFADHHAALVVSTYAESFCYQAPDIYGDDRLRRFAATYIGGYINHGLEYREKDLARMVEKFALDGFVMHSNRSCRAYSFGQYELARRLEEKHGIPTLMLEADMNDTRSWSEEQATTRIEAFLESLEARG; encoded by the coding sequence ATGAGCGACAAGCGAGTCCCCCTGAAGTCCTACGCCCGCATGAAGGAAATCATGACCATGTACTACATGGGGGCGAAGATGTCCGAGGGCACGGACCAGAAACTGGCCTGGATCACCAGCGGCGCGCCCGTCGAGCTGCTCTACGCGGCGGACGTCATCCCCCTCTACCCGGAGAACCACGCCGCCATGGCGGGCGCCACCAAGATGGCCGACGCCCTCTGCGACGCGGCGGAGGAGCGGGGATTCTGCCGCGACCTCTGCTCCTACGCCCGCACGGACCTCGGCGCCATCTTCTCGGGCACCAGCCCCATCGGCGGACTCCCCAAGCCCAACTTCCTGGTCTGCTGCAACAACATCTGCGGCACCGTGACCAAGTGGTACCAGGAGCTCCAGCGCATCTTCGACGTGCCCCTCATCTTCATTGACGCGCCCTACCAGTACGGGGTGGAGGACGCCCCGCACGCCGTGGACTACATGACCACCCAGATGGAGGAGGCCATGGCCGCCATCGGCGAGATCACGGGGAAACCCTTCGACCGGGACCGGCTGGACAAGGTGCTCGAAACCTCCGAGCGGGCCGCCGCGCTCTGGCGCGAGGTGCAGGGGCTGCTCGCGCACAAGCCCGCCCCCATGAACTCCTTCGACACCTTCATCCACCTCGCCCCCATCGTCACCCTGCGCGGCACGGACCTGTGCATTGAATACTACGAGGGGCTCCTCGCCGAGCTGCGCGAGCGCATCGCCGGGGGCATCGCCGCCGTGCCCGGCGAGAAATACCGCCTCGGCTGGGACAACCTCGCCATCTGGCACAAGATCAAGGAACTCTCCAACCGCTTCGCAGACCACCACGCCGCCCTCGTCGTATCCACCTACGCCGAGAGCTTCTGCTACCAGGCGCCCGACATCTACGGCGACGACCGGCTCCGCCGCTTCGCCGCCACCTACATCGGCGGCTACATCAATCATGGCCTTGAATACCGCGAGAAAGACCTCGCCCGCATGGTCGAGAAATTCGCCCTCGACGGATTCGTCATGCACTCAAACCGCTCCTGCCGCGCCTACTCCTTCGGACAATACGAACTCGCCCGCCGCCTCGAAGAAAAACACGGCATCCCCACCCTCATGCTCGAGGCCGACATGAACGACACCCGCTCCTGGTCCGAAGAACAGGCCACCACCAGGATAGAGGCGTTTTTAGAGTCCCTGGAGGCCAGGGGGTAG